In Corylus avellana chromosome ca8, CavTom2PMs-1.0, the genomic stretch TTGTCAGCAGTAGTGCATTTACAGCGTTGGAGGAGGGAGCAACCATGAGGAAGCCTGAATAAAGTGAAGGGCGAGGAATGGTCGGGCTTCATTGTCACTCAATTTCTTTGTATACGGGACACGGCGAGAAAGATCTGAACCCGGTCCTGAGCATTTGTATTCTCCATAGTAAACGGTTCTGCAATGCAAATAATCGCTGCTTGATTAATTTCCATAACGATTAAAGATCTAATCGCCTCCGATTAGATGTTTAGAAACGAATTATATTATACATTGAAGTGatgaaacaaatagaaaatgatGATGGGTCACCTGTCACGTTCTGGGTGTGAGTTATCACTCCATCCAAGAGGATTGACAATGCCGCTCATGGTAGTGTAGGAGTAAATCACTCTGGAATAGGGTCTCCATGCTCTTCCCAAGTATGTACCATTTCCAGTGCCTGTTACGCTGCAATGCACAAACGAGAATCCATTGGTCTCCGAGGGAAGTTCCCCATGTGCTGTGATCGCCGTGAACCCACCATCCCCAGGTACATTTAATACAGTattctgtgaaaaaaaaaaaaaaaaacatctttctTTATTATCAGATAACTGTCTActgaataatatttttgtttgatgaaGTTGTCTCATTTtgacatgatatatatatatatagttgagaTGTACGTACCAAATAAAGAGAAGTGCCACTCCCAAAAATGAAATCGACAGTGCCTTCAATGTAGCAGTTCTTAACGAGATGGTTGCCATGGTCGGAACAGACGGTATCCTGAAATCCTTTGAACTTGCAATTATAGAAGGCAGCCTTGTCGCCAGCGATCCTCATTGCAAGTGCCTGCCCTCCACTTTTGCCGTTCCCAGGCCTTGGCGCAGAATTCTGTTTACAAAAAATCCATTACATGTTGTATATCgtgtgtttctctctctctctctctctctctctctctatatatatatatatatatggggaaatTCTACAAAGATTAATGAACTACCACGCAATTTGAAAATATTcctctaaattttaaaactttttaattttacccttcaaactttcaatttgatacaatctATCCGATCCGTTAGTTTTTTTacgttaaaagtgatgaaatgacttttatacctctaaaacttttataaaattctaaatttacctttaatttaaattgaaaattaaaaaaaaattgaagaataatttagtctttttagtgGTTACCGTTAAGGTTTAACGGGAAAAATTGACGGAGaggtcaattgcatcaaattgaaagtttataggtgaaattaagagtttttaatatttaaagaaatcttATCAAAACGCGTAATAGTTCAAAAGTTctaagtgatatatatatatatatatatatatatatatatatatatatatatgcgacAACGTACACAGGTACATACATACGTACCACAAGAATAATGTTTGCAGCAACAAAGTAATTAGATTCGACAACCAAGGTGGCACTATCATCTGTTCCATACTGTGCCGCCGTCCCAGAAGATGTCAAAGTTGGCATATTTGCCGGCGATCCGTAGAAAGTAACAAAAGGCTTAGTCCAGTCAATTCTAATTCTCTCATCGTATACTCCAGGTCCAATATGCACAATGACACGTTTTGTATTCCCCGGCGGAATGCTTTTAATGGCGTCAGAGACGGTATTGAAATTCCCTCCCCCGGTTTTGCTAACCTTAATAACTTTAGAACTATTCTCAGCCGCCACGAGTGCAGGGTCTAGAGTAGCCGCTCTCTGCGTGTAGGGCTTGACAATGCTGTTGAACCAGTTGTCTAGTTGTGACTTGTCGGCGGGCGCCGGCGCCGTATCATCCGACATGACAAGGGATGCAACAAGGAGAATTGTCGTGAGAGCCACATGGAGTGCGATAGATGTCACTTTTTCAACCATTTATGCGTGTTTTGGTGTCTGAATATTGATAATAAGCAAGGGTACTAGGGTATTTATATGCTAGCTGAACCATGGAGATCGAGCGAGGGAATCCTAAATTCATGGTAGATTCCCACGCACggttttttgtttctcatttgTGGTTTTTGTCATtccttcttaattaattatcagCTAGCAAAATGGACTTCCAGGAggttatatatttaatttgttcTACTTCTCTTAATTAGTTGATCTTTCTGAAAATAGAATAGAACATGTTGTCACACAAAaccttcttcctctttttttttttttttggttttttgttttaacaaatgTTAATAGCAATATATTAGCTGTTGCATTTAACAAGTGTTAAATAgcattaatatatttattaacaTGTGTTCATAGCAATATATGAGCTGTTgcatttaaaatgaagaaaaaaaaaagaaaagaaaaagaaattcacatcAGCAATGATGACAATGGCGTCTGCACTGGTAGTAtatcttataaaaataaataaaaaacaataaaaaataaaattttaatttaaccCGCTTGAGTTGTTGCTAGCTAGCTTTTGTAATTTCTTCTCTAAACTTTAAACACtcttaatttaaatttcaatGTATcaatatcttttaatttttttttaaattttaccaTCGGTTAggatttttgttaaatcttgtcaaaatttttgaaatgctctttatatatataaaatttcaaagattCAGGTGtaggtatttttgaaaattctaacAAACGCCTACATCtttgcacattttttttttcctaaaaaaatagtggcattttgggaattttgacatGCCTTCATTAGGATTTAATGAATAGGtggaattgaaaaaaataaaaaaatgaaagataaataaactaaattaattaagagttttttatgTTTGGAGGTGCGCCTTTAGTAACTCATCCAAAGTCTCAAATATATGAGTGAGTTTATCCATGAGGCTTGCAGTAACGCTCGTTCGCTATTTTGTCTGAACGAGATGTTTCAAGGAATCACGACAGTGCTCATTTGCTACCTTGTCCGAAGACACGTATAAATGAGTGATAAAATTTAGtgttttattatgtttattgTAAACTCATTCAAACGAGTAAAAGTGACAAGCTCTCCTACTCGTTCAAACGAGCTGCGACAGATTTGTTAATtgacttattttcaattttctattaGGTTTGAGAGTTTTTTGCCTATAAATACTTGTACATAGACAATCTAAAACGTagcttttgtatattttatcaaatttcaaATAAGAATTACTTAGAATTtacgttttattttattttacctcAATTCCTTACTTGAATTCTTGGTTTCAGAAAGGGTtgtgaatcttttttttttctttgtaatccCATTACGTCAGGTTGCATCACTCAGGGACGACAGTGCATCCAGTAAGTACGCATGCAATATTTATgtagtaatttattttattcaatagACCGTTAACAaactattttatcaaatattacTAACTATGTTATCATATTATTTTGCTTAATAGCTATTACGTACGTCCAGCTAGCAAATGTAAAAGAGATAGGAATAAATGCACCAATTGTTCAACTCTCTCAGTCTGAGTTTTCTATGAATTaatggatatattttttttagctgAAATTTGTTAGCACAAGTTGAAAAGAAATCAGAAGAATAGAGATCTTCCTCGTATATGAAATGCTTTGATAAGATTGCTCAATACAATGTAGATCGACCGTCTTGATGTGCAAGTTTGCCATCTTGGggcataaattaaattttaaattttggaaattAAGGTTTGtacttcgattttttttttttttttcttccctttcatGAATTAGCTCATTAAATTGATTGATGTCTAGGGGTCGAGTTGAGATTTTATTTAAAGTAGAGCTGGAAGCACTTAGGCATatgagatttttaaaattttgtaggCTACTGCGCCCACCCTGAAAGATAAACGTGGTACCACCCCTGCTCATCAAGTTGCTTTGGATATCGTTTAGAGGGCGCTTAAAGTTGTGGTTTCCATAATATTGGGCGTTTAGAGAAATATTTGTCATGCTAACAAGTCGTGTGATGGGAACAATTGGGTTAATCTAAAGTAATGCTTCAAGGGCTAGGAAGCATGTTTCATAAAATtgaggtcactagtttaaattctAATTTCCCTCCttttgtgcgaacatgtcaaaaaaaaaaaagttatgcttTGACCCGGTCATTTGTATTcttcttagaaaaaaatattacaataatTACTCCTACTACAATTCCttatgtccattttttttttttttgaatcagtAGCATTCGCTATTCATTTATTGCATATCTTGCAAAGCAGATAAGTCTGCTTGCAAAAGATCACGTATACAATCCGGTGGGGTATAAAGCCACACCATTTGCATAGTTTCAGTCACAGCCATTCTAGCTAATGCATGGGCCACTTGGTTCTCCTCTCTACGTATGAAATGCATTTCCCAAGCCGGTATGGCCCGTAACGTCAATCGTATATCTGCAGTCAGCTGTCCCCTGTTACTCTCATCTGGAGCTTCTGAGTTCACCGCCCTTATTACAGTTTTTGCATCGCCTTCCAGTTGGACTTGATGGATCCCCATCTCCAGGCAAAGTTGCATTGCCATCAGGGCCCCCATCGCTTCTGCCGCTGAAGGTTCCAGATATCCCTGTCGCGTTTGGCTACGAGCAGCCCACATTTGGCCCTAGTGATCGCGAATAACAACTCCAAACCCCACTCGTCCTCTCTTGATGTCCACCCCTGCATCCCAGTTGGCTTTAAACCAACCGTGAGGTGGCGCTGTCCATCGATCCTAGCACCGAATTTTCTGCCATTGATGCCTCCTCTGTTTGCTTTCTGTCCTTTAGAGTTTGGAACAGGTCTGTGGCCTGGAGAGCCTGTTTAGCAAGGGACTTCGGGTGTGTGAACAAACCATTGTGGATAAAATCATTCCTCCGGAGCCATATTCGACGAGCTACGCCCACAAATTGTTGAAATTCTGACCGATCACACATGTTGTACATTCCTTCAACCACCTGTAAGAACTCAGGCCCCTCAAAACTGCTCTTTTGGAAACAAACACCACCTTCCGTCCAGACATCACGCACCGCAGGGCATTGCCATAATGTATGAAAAAGAGTTTCAGGCTCCTGTTCACATATTGGGCAGCGAGGATCAGTTAGAACCTTGCGCGAACATAAATTGGCTCGAGTGGGCAGGGAATCATGGCAGGCTCGCCATAGAAAATGCTTTTCTGCATTTGGAATGGTGAGTTGCCACAAGTGCCTCCATAGTGTACAATTTCGAAGTGGAACAGAGCTCTCAGCTTTATTCTGCTGCTCACATGCTTTTTGTAGGTGGTATACACTTCTTACGAAAAACAAACCCTTAGCCGTTCCCCTCCAGATGATGACATCCTCTTGTTCCGTAACACTAACTGGAATTGATTGAATGGAGATAATCTCTTCTCGCGAAAAGATTTGTTCCAACAGAGCAGAGTTCCACCATTTAGTGTGTTCATCAATCAATGTACTCATAGTGGCTGAAGCATCCAATATCCGTGGGGGAGAGATCACTCGAAAAGTGGTCGGGGAGGGAAGCCAATGATCCTGCcatattctgatttttttttccattgccAACTCGCCACACCATCCCTTCCTAAACCAGGTCACTTGAGCTTTGTATACTACGCCACGCGAAGGACGGTTTTTTTCCACAAACCGCCTCTAGCACCGAACAATTTGGATAATATTTGGCTTTCATTATCCTCGCAATGAAACTGTCCGGTGTTTTCCATAAGCGCCATATTTGCTTCGCCAATAGAGTTGTATTAAAACATTCTATATCACGAAAGCCCATACCGCCAAGAGCTTTGGAGGAActcattttattccaattcaccCAATGAATCCGTTTGTCTCTCTCCTTATGACCCCAAAAAAACTTCATCATGAGGGAATTTATCTCGGAACATAAAACCTTTGGAAGCTTGAAGACACTCATGCTGTAAGTGGGCATCGCTTGGATCAccgtttttaataaaatctcctTCCCCACCTGGGACAAAAATTTAAGCTTCCAGTCCTGAAGACGCTTCCATACTcgatcctttattcttttaaaagCTCTCGTTCGTGACCTTCCCACTAAGGCAGGCAGCCCGAGATAGGTGTCATATTTTTGATTGATAGGGATTCCAGCTAGCCCTTGTACTTGATCTCTGTCGCTATGGGGTGTATTCTAACTAAAAAAGATAGCCGTCTTATTTGCGTTCATGTTCTGCCCCAACGCCATCTCGTATAAGTGTAAAATAGCTGACAGATGATTCCATTACGATACATTTGACCTGCAAAACAACAAGCTGTCATCTGCGAAAAAGAAGTGGCTTATCTTCGGGCCTCTTTTGGAAGTAGGCACCCCCAACAAAACACCTTCTTGGTTTGCTTGGGTGATCATGGAACTGAGAGCTTCTgcacacaacaaaaaaagataagGTGATATGGGGTCCCCTTGTCGGATGCCCTTAGATGGGGTAATCAATCCACAAGGCTTTCTATTCACTAGAATTGATTATTTCACCAATGTAACACACATCATAACAAGAGAAATCCATCGGTCGTTAAAACCCATCCGTCGCATTACCGCCTCCAAAAAACCCCATTCCACCCTATCGTACGCCTTACTCATGTCAAGCTTTACCGCCATAAAACCGTTTTTCCCCATCATCCCCGTGTTCATAGTATGAAGTGTTTCATATGCCGCAAGTACATTATCCGAAATGAGGCGCCCCGGGATAAAAGCACTTTGAGTAGGGGCAATGATATTGGGCAAAATCTTTTTCAAACGGTTTGCTAGGACCTTTGAGATAAGTTTATATAACACATTACATAAACTTATTGGCCTAAACTCCGTGACTCTCGTGGGGTTTTTTAGTTTGGGGATAAGTGTGACATGAGTCAAATTCAAATCATGTGGCATCACTCCGACATTCAAAATATCAATAATGGCATGACATACCTCCTTGCCCATAATAGGccaattattttgaaagaagCATGCATTCAGCCCGTTCGGACCTGGAGCTTTGAGCGGCGCCATTTGGAATATAGCTACTTCAATCTCCTCCACAGAAAAATTCTGTACCAATTCTGAATTCATATGGTCAGTTACTTGGCTAGCCATAGGTGTAAGGCATGGATTAGAGTCACCATCCGGTCCCTTGGAGAAAAGGCTTGTAAAATAAGATACAAAGGCTTCCTTTATTGCTTCTGGATTTTCCCACCGCTGCCCCCTTTCATCCAAAATCATCCCCACATAGTTATGTCTTTGTTTTGGATTTGCGCATGCATGAAAGTACTTTGTGTTTTGATCACCCATTTTGAGCCAATCTTCTTTTGCTCGTTGACGCCACCAGATTTCCTCTTTGTCTAATAAAACTTGTAACTCTGTCTGGATGGTCTTAATCTCCTGTAAAGCCGAGAGATCCTCCCTGGTCTGGAGCTATTGAAGCCTCCCTTGCAGCTTGGATATTGCTTCAGGTACACTGCCATACGCCTTTCTCCGCCAGCTTTTCAACTCGTGTATGCAGCCAGCTAGTTTTGTAGTAAGACACGCCCAACTGGTATCAAAATTTGGATAGTGATTCCATGCCGTGTTAATGGCCTCTTGACATCCTGCTTCCAAGGTCCAActagcctaaaaaaaaaaacgggttTGTCTTCCCATAGCTGCTCGAGGCCTAGATAGAGATAGGACTAAAGCTGCATGGTCAGAGCAAGTAGTTGTTTGCACAACTACTACAGCATCCGGGAATAAGTTTCTCCATTCAACGTTGGCTACTCCCCTATCAAGCCGCTCTCTAATAAGTGCACTCCCCTCTTGATAGTTGCTCCAGGTAAATTTAGGTCCCACAAAACCTAAATCAAATAGTTCACATACCTCAAGAGTGTTTTGGAAATCTTGCATGAGGTTGTGTTGTCGTATTTGTCCCCCCATCTTCTCTGTAGTAGTCAAAACTTCATTAAAGTCATTGAGACACACCCAAGGGCCCGGGGTCAAAAGAGCCAATCTTTTTAGGAGACACCATGCCTCATGGCGTTTGGTAGACTCCGGGTGGCCATAAAAGCCCGTGAATTTCCAGTCAACCTCCAAAGCCCGATCATACACTACAGCGTTTATATGTCGTTGACTGAAATTTTGAACTTCTACTTCACATCCCTCCTCCCAAAAAAGCGCCAATCCTCCGCTACGTCGCACACTCTCAACCACAAACATGTTTTCGAATCCCAATTTCATCCAAATcacctcaattttatttttgcgTAATTTGGTTTCCATGATAAAAACCAAATTGGGTTTCTTTGCTTTCACCATACGGCGAAGTTCATGAACTGTccggaggttcccaagcccccggcagtgCCAACTTAGGGCGATCATTGCGGTTGGCGGGGCTGGTTTTCAGCCTCCGCCAATCCCGATCCAAAATTTACTTCAATTTCCCCACTGCCCCGAGCTGCTACTAATTCATCACCTTCACTTCCTGTTTTTTTCCTCCTATAAGCCGTTCCTTCCAACTGATGTGAGTCCTCCTCTCGGTACTTTCTCTTTGCTGCCATATTTCCCATCTAGGCCCCGCTCATGGATTTCTCAACGTCTGCAAGCACTGGGCCTAAATATGGGCCCCCGGGACTACTAAAGGTCAGCGCCTGTTGAGATTTGGACTCCCTTTCAAATCCCTGTCCCGCCAACCAAGTTCCAGCTGGTGATTTCCGTTCCTTGCCATTTGAATTTTCAGCGAATCCTCCCTTCTTAACTTCCCTTTGATTCTTTCCATTTTTGACTTGATTACACTCCTCATCAAGGTTGATTGATTGTTTTTCAAAATGGTCCTTCATAATACCTACGACTCCACCATTCTCGGCATGCTGGGATTCTGTAGGGATCTTTTTCAAAATCTCCCCAACACTTCTGCCGTGAGTCTCGCCTTTTCCATGTGGAGTTTTAGATTGCCGTCTTCCCCGAAATACCCCTCCTCCATGTTCTTCCCCACCGGCTGCCTTCTGTCTTCTTTTGGGAAGGGTTTCTGTCAAAAACTAAAatggagaaagagaagaaagcttGATAAATGGTTgttttatgagatttttctAACTTTTAGGGAAAAGTTAAAAATAGAAAGTGATGAAGATCGGAAAGCTAAGGATTCCATAAAGAAGAGCGATGATTCACACATTATAAGTCCTACTAAAAATGCTATATCTAGAGTTTTAGACCTCAGATTTAAGCAAGATTTGCAGcgttagaaagctaactcaaatatctacaaagtcatgtttcacgaaAGTTTGCTAATttcaatgtttactaggtcaaaagaaCCTTCGTTCGGAAACCGGCATGGGCCTCTTCCGGAAGTCACCATATATGGTAAAACCAGAGACGTCCGTTCACATCCTGTTCACAAGCCATCGGAACGGCCCTATATTATGTTTCagtttttacttaatttttagttgttttacgtactttaattttagttatttgggTGATCGTCTGAACACGGATATGTCCCGTTCGAATGGCCAGCATAAAAGTCTAAACCGACTTAATTTCCTTTTACAATTAGGGTTAGAACTTTAGGgctataaatataaatatatccTTATGCCTTTAGAAACGTATAGCTTTTGTTTATGAAttaatttttatcaataagaagtcttagagttgagtttcttcattattttctttcaaaccatACAGAGTATCTAGcgtttagagaaatttttttaaattatttaatcgtatcaagatctagaaatatcTATTCATTATTTCTTGTTGTTCTACTATGCAGCTCACTAAGTCGCACTGCATCAGAGAGCTCTCTAGAAATGCTCTAAAAGAAACTAGCAAGCTAATGTAGTTTGATGAGCTACTAGCTTAATTATTACGTAGAAAGTCCTAGCATTAGCTTGGCATTTAATGGGATGTAAATTGTTGTTAGTTTCTAAACCAAATAAgatcctctcatttttttttttttttttgacatgcatgtccacataagggaaGGAGGAGagatgattcgaactagtgacctttgctttatgagacgtggttcacagttgattgagctaccccttaaggACAAGATcatctcatttttaaatgaaatagataGTATTCATTTCACgatcaaaatttaaagtttttcttttaaatccaAATACATTGTTCATGCCATTAATTTGACAAACATCTTGTAATTAAGACGGtggaaataaaaagattattggagatatatgtttttcttttaaactttatatatatatatatatagagagagagagagagagagagaggggcgccAGACCCAGCATAAGACTTTGGGGGCTTGACTCCCCCTAGAAATTTAAAACATCCTCCAAAAAAAGTACATAGCCGTGTATATATGAGGTAGACCCTCAAAAATTACTttccaccccttattttttttatatatattttttaattcattttagtcTCCCACACTAAAATTCTTGATTCTCCTTCAATGCATGAGCAATTGTTGGGCGACTCTTGTCAGCAGTAGTGCATTTACAGCGTTGGAGGAGGGAGCAACCATGAGGAAGCCTGAATAAAGTGAAGGGCGAGGAA encodes the following:
- the LOC132190627 gene encoding putative pectinesterase 63; translated protein: MVEKVTSIALHVALTTILLVASLVMSDDTAPAPADKSQLDNWFNSIVKPYTQRAATLDPALVAAENSSKVIKVSKTGGGNFNTVSDAIKSIPPGNTKRVIVHIGPGVYDERIRIDWTKPFVTFYGSPANMPTLTSSGTAAQYGTDDSATLVVESNYFVAANIILVNSAPRPGNGKSGGQALAMRIAGDKAAFYNCKFKGFQDTVCSDHGNHLVKNCYIEGTVDFIFGSGTSLYLNTVLNVPGDGGFTAITAHGELPSETNGFSFVHCSVTGTGNGTYLGRAWRPYSRVIYSYTTMSGIVNPLGWSDNSHPERDRTVYYGEYKCSGPGSDLSRRVPYTKKLSDNEARPFLALHFIQASSWLLPPPTL